The Pseudomonadota bacterium genome segment TCGGCGAGCAGTTCGAAGAACGCGGGATCGGGTGTGTGGCGGGCGCTGAAGATGTAATGGTCGATGCCGGCCTCGGCCCACATGTGCAGCCGCTCCACGAGCTGCGCGGGCGACAGGCTGTCGGCGCCACCGTTGCGTGTCAGCCACAGCGCGTCGAGCACGGTCTTGTCGATGGCCGCATAGTCGCGGCCGTAGCGCTCGCAGTGGCCGCGCAGTATGGCCAGCTTCGCCTTCACGGCCTCGACCCCGGCGAACGCGAAGAGGTTGCAGCCCTGGCCGTACTGCGCCACCATGCGCAGGGTCTTCTGCTCGCCCATGCCCCCGATGAGAATCGGGGGGTGGGGGCGTGACAGCGGCATGGGGTGGCACAGGGTCTCGGCCAGGCGATAGTGGCGCCCGTGGAAGGGGGCCACCTTTCCCGACCACATCTGCAGCGCGATGCGCAGGGTCTCCTCGAGGCGCTCGAAGCGCTCCTTCGTGGGGGGGAAGCGCACGCCCAGCCCCTTGTGCTCGCGCTCGAACCAGCCCGCGCCGATGCCGAGGTAGGCGCGACCGCCGCTGAGCACGTCGAGGGTGGTGGCGGTCTTGACAA includes the following:
- a CDS encoding LLM class F420-dependent oxidoreductase translates to MRLGLQFPIFNVPHGPAALARTFGRTAQLADEIGLYSFWVMDHFFQIEYFGPAEMDMLEGYSALSFAAALTRRIKLGTMVTGVTYREPGVLVKTATTLDVLSGGRAYLGIGAGWFEREHKGLGVRFPPTKERFERLEETLRIALQMWSGKVAPFHGRHYRLAETLCHPMPLSRPHPPILIGGMGEQKTLRMVAQYGQGCNLFAFAGVEAVKAKLAILRGHCERYGRDYAAIDKTVLDALWLTRNGGADSLSPAQLVERLHMWAEAGIDHYIFSARHTPDPAFFELLA